A DNA window from Ornithobacterium rhinotracheale DSM 15997 contains the following coding sequences:
- a CDS encoding Sec-independent protein translocase subunit TatA/TatB has protein sequence MFSIIIAFIGFQEIVFIIFVAVLIFGPSKIPEIARGLGEGVRAMREATDEIKREVMSSAEKMDPSGEIKDSVKEIQHEIDEAKKEIDDAVGPVKREG, from the coding sequence ATGTTTTCAATCATTATTGCTTTTATTGGGTTTCAGGAGATTGTATTTATCATCTTCGTAGCGGTTTTAATCTTTGGGCCGAGCAAAATCCCTGAGATTGCGCGAGGGCTTGGCGAAGGCGTGCGAGCGATGCGCGAGGCTACCGACGAGATTAAACGAGAGGTGATGTCATCGGCAGAAAAAATGGATCCTTCTGGTGAAATAAAAGATTCTGTCAAGGAAATTCAGCACGAAATCGATGAAGCAAAAAAAGAGATAGACGATGCCGTAGGGCCAGTGAAAAGAGAAGGATAG
- a CDS encoding phosphatase PAP2 family protein, which produces MQEIIHEIVTQDQQLLIYLNNLGSPTWDGLWMFITSKYSWIPLYIILIGILYKMFDTRKLILALVMIALGITMADQLSNLFKNVIFMRFRPCHEPLVSPYIRHVKPSCGGNYGFFSAHAANTFVIATYLGAIFKKKFRALSIFLIIWAVFVSYSRIYIGVHYPLDILVGAFFGGIIGYAVYKVFLYFCSTKYFQSKG; this is translated from the coding sequence ATGCAGGAAATTATACACGAGATTGTAACACAGGATCAGCAACTTTTAATTTATCTTAATAATTTAGGTAGCCCCACTTGGGACGGGCTGTGGATGTTCATCACTAGCAAATACAGCTGGATACCTTTATATATAATCTTGATTGGCATTTTATATAAAATGTTCGACACCAGAAAGCTAATTTTAGCTTTAGTTATGATTGCACTAGGCATCACCATGGCAGATCAATTATCTAATTTGTTTAAAAATGTGATTTTTATGCGTTTTCGTCCGTGTCATGAGCCATTGGTTTCGCCCTACATTCGCCATGTCAAGCCATCGTGCGGAGGGAATTATGGTTTTTTCTCGGCACACGCAGCCAATACATTTGTTATAGCCACTTATTTAGGAGCCATATTTAAAAAGAAATTCAGAGCACTTAGCATATTTTTAATCATTTGGGCAGTATTTGTTTCTTATAGCCGAATTTATATAGGAGTACATTATCCATTAGATATTTTGGTAGGAGCCTTCTTTGGAGGGATAATCGGTTATGCAGTTTACAAAGTTTTTTTATATTTTTGCTCAACTAAATATTTTCAGTCCAAGGGTTGA
- a CDS encoding GlsB/YeaQ/YmgE family stress response membrane protein — MGFISWIIFGLIAGAIAKAIHPGKDPGGWIATILIGIIGSSVGGWLGSVLFNIQNPKDFSFQSFAIAVAGALICLFIYRKITSK, encoded by the coding sequence ATGGGATTTATTTCATGGATTATTTTTGGATTAATCGCGGGAGCAATTGCTAAAGCTATTCACCCTGGTAAAGATCCAGGAGGATGGATTGCGACAATACTTATTGGTATCATCGGTTCATCTGTTGGGGGATGGTTAGGTAGTGTATTATTTAACATTCAAAACCCTAAGGATTTTAGCTTTCAAAGTTTTGCAATTGCAGTAGCAGGGGCATTGATCTGTTTGTTTATTTATAGAAAAATTACTTCTAAGTAA
- a CDS encoding site-specific integrase — MPTVKYLVRGKANPSKINIRFLSENNADYRISTPLVINPDYFSNKTGKVRKVAQYAERETMQSQLNALSDYVIKRYNQDIKKGLVNGSGWLRNVLDEYFNTPAKNDLNFLHNYAVYYSEKLKIKRNDKTGEIGTARGTLLKYITIAKKINAFDKYKRKKHLLTDVNNKYRNAFLNYLLEVENLGRNTAGRYIKFLKTVCLDAQKEGYTVSPELAQIKGFTVKVDKIYLSFDELERIEQTPVKLKHLEDAKDWLIIGCYVGQRVGDLLSLTEQNITNNGNLEFIEITQQKTKKRVSILVHPKVKEILNKRGGKFPKRPAVNLESAKTIFNRQIKTVCKIAGLTEKINGAKVNPDTNRKENGIFEKWELITSHICRRSFASNYYGEMPTALIMNITGHSTEKEFLNYIGKTNIDYAEQMAKYWNMESQKQNIKEGKQNPFHKISKAI, encoded by the coding sequence ATGCCAACCGTTAAATATTTGGTTCGTGGAAAGGCGAACCCGTCAAAAATCAATATCCGTTTTTTATCAGAGAACAATGCGGATTATAGAATAAGTACCCCGTTAGTAATTAACCCCGATTATTTCAGTAATAAAACGGGTAAGGTTAGAAAAGTAGCGCAATACGCTGAAAGGGAAACAATGCAAAGCCAATTAAACGCCCTTAGTGATTATGTTATAAAAAGATACAACCAAGATATAAAAAAGGGCTTAGTTAATGGCTCGGGGTGGTTGCGTAATGTATTAGACGAATATTTTAATACCCCCGCTAAAAATGATTTAAATTTTTTACATAATTACGCCGTGTATTATTCGGAAAAATTAAAAATAAAACGAAACGACAAAACGGGCGAAATTGGAACGGCACGGGGTACGCTATTAAAATACATAACCATAGCGAAAAAAATAAATGCGTTTGATAAATACAAGCGTAAAAAACACCTTTTAACCGATGTAAACAATAAATACCGCAACGCCTTTTTAAACTACCTTTTAGAGGTGGAAAATTTAGGGCGTAATACTGCGGGGCGATATATTAAGTTTTTAAAAACCGTTTGTTTAGACGCTCAAAAAGAGGGTTACACGGTAAGCCCCGAATTAGCCCAAATAAAAGGGTTCACGGTAAAGGTGGACAAAATATATTTATCATTTGACGAGTTGGAAAGGATAGAGCAAACGCCCGTAAAATTAAAGCACTTAGAAGACGCCAAAGATTGGTTAATTATTGGGTGCTATGTAGGGCAAAGGGTGGGCGATTTATTGAGTTTAACAGAGCAAAACATAACGAATAACGGAAACCTTGAATTTATAGAAATAACCCAACAAAAGACAAAAAAACGGGTTTCTATATTAGTCCATCCGAAAGTAAAAGAGATATTAAATAAAAGAGGGGGCAAATTTCCAAAACGCCCCGCCGTCAATTTAGAAAGTGCTAAAACCATATTTAACCGACAAATAAAAACCGTTTGCAAAATTGCGGGGCTTACCGAGAAAATAAACGGGGCAAAAGTGAACCCCGACACAAACAGAAAGGAAAACGGGATATTTGAAAAATGGGAGCTTATAACCTCGCACATTTGTAGGCGTTCGTTTGCGTCTAATTATTACGGCGAAATGCCAACGGCGTTAATTATGAACATAACGGGGCATAGTACCGAAAAAGAGTTTTTAAACTACATAGGAAAAACAAACATAGACTACGCCGAGCAAATGGCTAAATATTGGAATATGGAAAGCCAAAAACAAAATATAAAAGAGGGCAAACAAAACCCATTCCACAAAATAAGCAAAGCAATATAA
- the glmM gene encoding phosphoglucosamine mutase, whose product MALIKSISGIRGTIGGAVGENLTPLDAVKFASAYGTWLKNKKGNAKTTVVIGRDARISGEMVNKLVTASLQGVGIDVIDCGLSTTPTIEIMVPELKADGGIILTASHNPKQWNALKLLNEKGEFVSGKDGEQILQIAEEEKFDYVEVDELGQYSVNEDAIKIHIDKILKHKLVDVDAIKNADFNVVIDAVNSTGGLAIPQLLDALGVQYTKLYCEPNGHFPHNPEPLKEHLTDVMALVKEKNADLGIVVDPDVDRLALITEKGEMFGEEYTLVSVADYVLENEKSVAVSNLSSSRALRDVAKKRGQEYFPSAVGEVNVVELMKEKGAKIGGEGNGGVIFPDLHYGRDALVGVALFLTHLAKKGKTVSELRAEYPAYFMSKNKIQLTPEINVDDLLKKVEKHYENEEVNTIDGVKIDFADEWVHLRKSNTEPIIRIYTESTTQEKADQLAQKMIEVVKGLI is encoded by the coding sequence ATGGCTTTAATTAAATCTATTTCAGGAATCAGAGGTACCATCGGGGGAGCTGTAGGTGAGAACCTTACACCACTAGATGCAGTGAAATTCGCTTCAGCATACGGTACTTGGCTCAAAAACAAAAAAGGAAATGCAAAAACTACAGTAGTCATAGGTCGTGATGCTAGAATTTCTGGCGAAATGGTCAATAAATTAGTTACTGCGAGTTTGCAAGGCGTGGGAATCGATGTCATCGATTGCGGGCTTAGTACTACGCCTACCATCGAAATTATGGTGCCAGAGCTTAAAGCTGATGGTGGAATCATCCTTACTGCAAGCCACAATCCAAAACAATGGAACGCACTTAAACTTTTAAATGAAAAAGGTGAATTTGTTTCAGGAAAAGATGGAGAACAAATTTTGCAAATCGCTGAGGAAGAAAAATTTGATTATGTTGAGGTAGATGAGCTTGGGCAATACTCTGTAAACGAAGATGCGATTAAAATCCATATAGATAAGATTTTAAAACATAAATTAGTAGATGTAGATGCCATCAAAAATGCAGACTTCAATGTGGTGATCGATGCCGTGAACTCAACTGGAGGTTTGGCAATTCCGCAATTGCTAGATGCTCTTGGAGTGCAATACACTAAATTATATTGTGAGCCAAACGGGCACTTCCCACACAATCCAGAGCCGTTAAAAGAACATTTGACAGATGTTATGGCACTTGTGAAAGAGAAAAATGCAGATCTAGGAATCGTTGTAGATCCAGATGTAGACCGTTTAGCATTAATTACTGAAAAAGGTGAAATGTTCGGGGAAGAATATACTTTGGTTTCGGTAGCAGATTATGTTTTGGAAAACGAAAAATCTGTAGCGGTTTCAAACCTTTCATCTTCAAGAGCGTTGAGAGATGTGGCTAAAAAACGTGGTCAAGAATATTTCCCTTCGGCTGTAGGAGAGGTGAATGTAGTAGAATTAATGAAAGAAAAAGGTGCAAAAATTGGTGGTGAAGGAAACGGTGGCGTGATTTTCCCAGATTTGCACTATGGTAGAGATGCCTTGGTGGGCGTTGCCTTGTTCTTAACTCATTTGGCTAAAAAAGGAAAAACGGTGAGCGAATTGCGTGCAGAATACCCTGCTTACTTTATGAGTAAAAATAAAATTCAGCTTACGCCAGAAATCAATGTAGATGATTTACTTAAAAAAGTAGAAAAACACTACGAAAACGAAGAGGTAAACACCATCGATGGTGTGAAAATCGATTTTGCAGATGAGTGGGTGCATTTAAGAAAATCAAACACAGAGCCAATCATCAGAATCTATACCGAGAGTACTACGCAAGAAAAAGCCGACCAATTGGCGCAAAAGATGATAGAAGTAGTAAAAGGTTTAATTTAA